From Carya illinoinensis cultivar Pawnee chromosome 5, C.illinoinensisPawnee_v1, whole genome shotgun sequence, one genomic window encodes:
- the LOC122311428 gene encoding cytosolic sulfotransferase 5-like, with product MSTLQSPSSTIDLEHLEEDGPSQECKDVDIEKGQLSEYHGFWIPTWSLEGVMASQKQFQAHDTDILLMTAPKVGTTWFKAILFALVNRMHYPNLQEHPLLTNLPHALVPMLEVDMYKKKKVKDLNPASPRLLSTHMPYTLLPTSVKNSTCKIVYVYRNPKDTFVSLWHFLNRVHSTTVSLEEAFDKFCRGMSSFGPYWDHVLSCWKESIEKPARKMIFLKYEEMKEQPTIHLRRIAEFLDCPFSLEEEAKGTVNDILKLCSFDNLSNLEVNKNGRFCIPNHETTLFRQGIDHASFFRQGNSGDWVNYFTPHMTKRLDHIIEEKIYGTGFKF from the coding sequence atGTCTACACTTCAATCACCTTCTTCTACTATTGATCTTGAGCACCTGGAAGAAGATGGACCAAGTCAAGAATGCAAAGACGTCGACATAGAGAAAGGCCAACTAAGTGAGTACCATGGATTTTGGATCCCAACTTGGTCATTGGAAGGAGTTATGGCATCACAAAAACAATTTCAAGCTCATGACACTGATATCTTATTGATGACTGCTCCCAAAGTTGGTACTACCTGGTTTAAGGCCATCTTATTCGCCTTAGTGAACCGGATGCACTACCCAAACCTTCAAGAACATCCTCTACTCACAAACCTCCCTCATGCTCTTGTTCCGATGTTGGAAGTAGatatgtacaaaaaaaaaaaggttaaagatCTCAATCCTGCCTCTCCAAGACTCCTTTCAACTCATATGCCTTACACTTTGTTACCAACATCTGTGAAAAACTCAACATGTAAGATTGTGTATGTATATAGAAACCCTAAAGACACTTTTGTGTCACTTTGGCACTTCCTGAATAGGGTGCATTCAACCACCGTCTCGCTTGAAGAAGCTTTTGACAAGTTTTGTAGGGGAATGAGTTCATTTGGCCCTTATTGGGATCATGTTTTGAGTTGTTGGAAGGAAAGCATCGAAAAACCAGCCCGAAAGATGATTTTCTTGAAGTATGAAGAAATGAAAGAGCAACCAACCATCCATTTGAGAAGAATAGCTGAGTTCTTGGATTGTCCATTCTCTCTAGAAGAAGAGGCAAAAGGTACTgtgaatgatattttaaaattgtgtaGTTTTGATAACTTGAGTAACTTGGAAGTGAATAAAAACGGAAGGTTTTGTATCCCAAATCATGAAACAACATTATTTCGCCAAGGCATAGACCATGCATCATTTTTTCGCCAAGGCAATAGTGGAGATTGGGTGAATTACTTCACACCTCATATGACAAAGAGATTGGACCAtattattgaagaaaaaatttatggtactggatttaaattttaa